Below is a window of Impatiens glandulifera chromosome 2, dImpGla2.1, whole genome shotgun sequence DNA.
atagtttaatccaaataaaccacaTCAACCAAGCTGGATGTTCACATATTCCCGTCTCTCTTTTTACTTACTCTTTTCTTGTGTCTTCTTCTCACCCTGTTGCTTGGTTTAATTACTTCATTGCAGTGAAATGGATGAACTTTACAAAATATGCAATGTCTTAGGAACTCCCACTAGAAGTGAATGGGCTGGGGGGATCAAACTTGCAGAGGCTATGAACTACCAATTTCCACAGGTTTGTTGTTTTCCATAAAGCTTGATTCAGTAGGCCAGATTCTACAagcataataatattttgtaggCTGGATATTAAGGTTAAGAATTCAGAAGGGCCACTTCCTACTGGATAAActgtaaaagaaaatatattttttctatttattagcTGTGTCcctaattgttttttttcaatattctttGGTACAAAGCATTAGCATATTTTCTCATCTAAACGTGTCTTCAAACTGATTGATCTTCCTTGATAGCTTACTGGTGTCAACCTTTCTGCGCTTATACCATCTGCAAGTGAAGAAGCAATCAGTCTTATTTCAGTAAGTGTCATCTATGCTAACTCCGTAACTGCAAATTTCGTCATTTTCTCTTTTCCGactgtcaatttatttttatgactgcCAAAAAAATTATGTGGACCTAAAGTTGGCTGAATGATCAAATTAGGATATTATGTTTAGCTTAGGTCAAAATGAGTGTTGAAGTTTGAGATAGTTTCAAACAGAGTTATTCTTGACTATAAATCTACACTccatttaaattgaaaaaaaaaaactcttgttAGTTTTAACTGATTGGAGCTGGTTTGATATCCATATAACCATCAACAATCTATTAATTGATCACATCATTCAAAatatcaaccaaaataccctttattttaagttttaatttgttcattatatatttacGTCCCTGATgtcttttttattcaaataacctcaGATCAAATAAGGCCTTCGATATCGCTCCTAACATTATATCTTCATTGAATTTTTCTCTAATCTTAGAATTTTGTTTGAACAAAGCTAAACATCAAGTATATCTTCATTGAATTATAGTATTTGAACATATTTCTTTCGAAGCTAACCATATATGATAACCCCTTTTTTtcaatacatatttatttggATATATGAATATAGTTGCTTTGCTCGTGGGATCCCCGTAAGAGGCCTACTGCATTGGATGCACTCCAGCATAAATTCTTTCAGGTTAGATGTTTATACTTTCATGTTTATGCATGCCCTTTTATAGTCATGGGGCTTGTTTAGtgtggtttatttggatttagtccaaataaatcactatcccatcatcaatcaccaattaaaataccaaaacaCCCTTactttaaattataacatttaaaagtTCTAAATACTAAGGATATATTGGacattttacccaaataaatCACTTTtgacatcaaacaagatttaaaaataataatatatggtTCATTTACAAAAAagaagatcaaacaagctcttgatATTTGGGACTGAATTGCATTCATCCATCATCCTGCAGAGTTGCTTTTATGTCCCACCATCACTTCACTTGAAGACTGCAACTGTGAGAGCACACTCATCTGGTTAGTCTCACGACATATTTCTTTGCACAGAGATAATGTAATGTACCGTCAGACCTAACACGTGGACCTTTGCAGGTGAAATGAAAGTGGCAGCAGTTGAGCAAAATCCAGCTAGAAGGTATTCTGGTACCATGGCTAATTCGAAGGTGCAGAGTAACTTTTCTTCTGCAAACACGCATGTTTCTCCTTGCTCAGGTATTCAAGTGGgtgaatttatttatgtagcATCCAGTTTTAATTAACCTAAAATCTTAAGCTTAATTCTCTCCAGCATCCAAAAGACAAATTTAACACctgaaaattaatcaaataacgTACCAGGacttaatattttagaatatttttatttggctGAACTCATTTGGTACTTCAAATTCAGTATTCAACATTCTACCacttaaattaagatttatcaAACCCACCTTAAAAAGTATTTCagataagattatttattttgaatatatccATTTTTCatcaaagtttaaaatatcGACGTCTTCTCAATGTTTGTTCTAGTGAAATTATTGGCCCTTTCAGAGTCCATCTTTGTGACTCGGTTCTTTTGTTGTGTTGATTATTACAGGTTTGCAGCGTACGATGGAAATGAGCAATAAGACGACGGTAGATACATTTATACTCGgactttgttttgttttgtgttgGTCTTCCTTTATACATTTATACTCGgactttgttttgttttgtgttgGTCTtccttttgttattggggaataATATACTGTTTGTTTTTACAcctaattttcttataataataataataggatGCAATTAAGAATGACAAATCATCAAAGCAAGCAGCATCAGCCAAACCACACCCAAGATATTGTCCTCCCGCAAGGAACAACCATAGTAAGCATTTTTTCATCATGCTTCTTAAATAAGTGATTATATGAAAAAGTAAATAGAATACCTAACTTAATTCTGTAAGTTATAAATTACTTAACTTTGTACTATAGTATGAGTATAAAAAAACAACTTTGGCccttgaaaaataataaaattatgtcatTGTAAaggtaaaatagtttttaattgcTTTCCTGACATTAGTTTCACCATTTATCAAATCGATTTGTACTTAAAATTCAGTAACTCGGTAGTAGAGTCAAAGAACTTATGTTCtctaatcatttaaaaaataaaatcagtatTCAACATTCTAACACTTTCAtttagtgtatatatataatatttgtagtaGTTTTGAACATATATCAATGACATTCTTTTGGTTTGGCTTATGATCAGCGATCCAAAACAATGATTTAAAGGCTGGACAGGGAGTGGTTCAGAAGCAGCAGCTTGAACAGATGATGAGTGTCGGTTTTGGCAACCGACAAACGATTCCAGCACCAATAAAGGCTTGGGGTGGAGGTTGgcgaaataataataatgcccGAGGAGGAGGAGGCAATACTAGTGTGTTGGGTCGGGTTTATGTTAGAAAAGTTGCGGGATGATGATGATTGAAGCTTtatagaaaagaaagaaaaaaaatggaaaataagTGATGTACGCTCATATAGTTGTGTTCTGGGGAGAACTGCATATGTTAATAATGTGagtttatattgtttttttttgctTGTTTGATGGCTTTCATGTGTGTTAtatgaaagaataaataaaataaaccttatGATGCAATAAAATGTtgaatttcttataataataattataactatttCTTCTCTTCCTTTACTTGTTTGATTATGTGGTGTTATTTGATCATCTTCAAATTGAGCAgaacaaataaatttgaatttggaaaattcattttgttaaccatcaaaattaatcaaatttttgtaaatattttaaaaaatattatttaattatgtttacttaaaatataaaatttcaatctaaataaaatgatttttattttttgttttattatttttttcacaattttttcttcttctcaaattattataatttcaaatatttgatGAATGTTTTTGTTATAGTttgttgattattttattaatgtttttttaattagctTAGTGCTACATTATTTTACAAGTTTGTTTTAGATATTAAGTCAATAGAGACTTAATTATTTTACACAAAAATTGGAATtcatattttcaacaaaaatataagaatatttttcatGAGACCGAAACAAATCTATACcaataaaacaatcaaaaagatgtattttttttaattgtgaatatttattttaagattataatgctttatttatcatattctatatttaattcaatattgaaATTCTTTTACCTAATCAATGTGTTGATTTCTCTTTCAAAATACGATTAATCTCGGAGTTAAATAATGGTCCTAAAACAACATTATTAAACTCCAAGCAATTAATAAATAATCCGGTCTAAAATCCAAATCAAAAAGCCAAAAATCAATTCAAtatctctattttaaaaataaaataaaataaaataaaaatgaagatcGTCTTCATCTTCTACAACATCTACCTACTGTCATACATTTGAATTCGATGATTCCTgttgtttttgttcttcttcttcattaatattattaggtCCTCTGCATTTCTCCCCCAAAATAATCCTCTTCTTCCATAATGAATCTTcatgttttatttcattctctctcttcgCCTGCATAACCTTAGTGCCCAAACTCGTCAAAGTAAGTTTCTTAGAACTCGCCGACGCCGCCGCCGAAATCGACGCCATCGATTTCGTCCTCATTTTCTTATAATCCGCCGGTAATGCAGTTGCTGTCGCCATCCCCGGCGGCAAAGGTAACGACGACTTTTGCCCCTCATCTTCGTTTTCCTCATTTTCAGGGGGTACTGGTGGAGAAGACGGCGAAGCTAAGGCGAATTGATCATCGTCGTTCGCTGTGTTTTGTTCGCCGGCGTCGGCGTCGGCGTCGGTGAGATTGTTATTGATGGGTGGTGGTTTTGATTTTCTCCAAACGGCGCAGAGAGATGAGAGTAAAGCTATGGCGGCCATGGAAGTTATGAGGAGAGAGAGGGAGATGATTGGATGAATTATTAGAGGATGATAATTGATTTCTTCTGGAAATTGTCTTCCCATGGCATGGCAGAAGAAAGAAGGATTGATAGAATTTCATTGTTTTCTTTGTTGGGTAGGAAGTGGAAAATTTTGATcctttgttttgtttgaatggaTGGAGAGGAAGACTCTATTTTTGGGttctatatattttctttcatttagtaatattttataaaaaaaatatgatttattcTACGGAGGAGGATGGTATTTAActctaaaaataataacaacaataataaaatataataaataatatattttatctacaTCAAAATTAAGAATTGCAATTTAAAACCGCCCCGCAAAAAAATTATCCtatttgggacggtttttcctcAAAACCGAACGGGAATGGAACgaggatggtatttgtgtccccgaATGGGAcggtttttataatttctttatttaaaaaaaaaatattttattaaccgTATTTCACGAAAATTCCTCTAAACCGAACAAAACCGAACGAGACGGGaatgatattataaaatctCCAAAATAAAAACGGGACtggaataatattaaaaaatcttcGAAATAAAAACGGGATAGGATGATAAATGCATTCCGCATTTCCGTCCCGAACCGCCTCATTACCATCCCTAATCAAAATTTTTTGATAGGGATGAATAAGTTGACTAGGATAGTTGACTAAACTATATAGTAATTGAGTTTAAAATTACATTCTTTTAACTATAActtgatttgtttatttataattgtctaTCCAATTAATCATGGAAACTAGTGAGCGAGTAAAATAGGACAAACacacaattaataataataataataatttaaaataaatttaaaaggtCTACATTATTATGTCATTTCAAGTTAACTCGATTTTAACCAATTTAATAACCATATATCGACATGATTTCGACCCGAACCCAAAAATACAAcccctatttttatttttcgtGTTCAATtcgattttttgtttttggtaaGAAA
It encodes the following:
- the LOC124925446 gene encoding cyclin-dependent kinase F-4-like produces the protein MERYNLIKEVGDGTFGSVWRAINKHSGDIVAIKKMKRKYYSWEECINLREVKSLRKMNHPNIVKLREVIRENDVLYFVFEYMECNLYQLMKDRDKPFSEAEIKSWCLQVFQGLAYMHQRGYFHRDLKPENLLVSKDMIKIADFGLAREIDSLPPYTEYVSTRWYRAPEVLLQSSFYDSSVDMWAMGAIIAELFTLRPIFPGSSEMDELYKICNVLGTPTRSEWAGGIKLAEAMNYQFPQLTGVNLSALIPSASEEAISLISLLCSWDPRKRPTALDALQHKFFQSCFYVPPSLHLKTATVRAHSSGEMKVAAVEQNPARRYSGTMANSKVQSNFSSANTHVSPCSGLQRTMEMSNKTTDAIKNDKSSKQAASAKPHPRYCPPARNNHTIQNNDLKAGQGVVQKQQLEQMMSVGFGNRQTIPAPIKAWGGGWRNNNNARGGGGNTSVLGRVYVRKVAG